One segment of Echeneis naucrates chromosome 15, fEcheNa1.1, whole genome shotgun sequence DNA contains the following:
- the hmx2 gene encoding homeobox protein HMX2: protein MSNVEDSGSKCSSGPISSFTIQSILGTPSDAPRSGTKELSKGPPPPPQRRRSLSVSSSEECSGGEDSADCFCSDTGHSEPCSQHNFSCLGPAKGLLSGTDGLARRPHLPQPLLQDYKEEQERPCHQMSPLSEERQTDGADKQGNSAKKKTRTVFSRSQVYQLESTFDMKRYLSSSERACLASSLQLTETQVKTWFQNRRNKWKRQLSAELEAANMAHASAQTLVGMPLVFRDNSLLRVPVPRSIAFPTPLYYPGSNLPALPLYNLYNKIEY from the exons ATGAGTAACGTAGAAGACAGCGGGAGCAAGTGCTCGTCGGGCCCAATTTCCAGCTTTACTATCCAGTCTATTTTAGGCACACCGTCCGATGCCCCTCGCTCCGGGACCAAGGAGCTTTCTAAggggccgccgccgccgccgcagaGGAGGCGTTCACTGTCCGTGTCCTCCTCCGAGGAGTGCAGCGGCGGGGAGGACTCGGCAGACTGCTTCTGCTCTGACACGGGTCACAGCGAGCCATGTAGCCAGCACAACTTCTCATGTTTAG GTCCAGCTAAAGGACTCCTCTCTGGGACCGACGGGCTGGCGCGGCGGCCGCACCTGCCGCAGCCGCTGCTTCAGGATTAtaaggaggagcaggagaggccGTGCCATCAAATGTCCCCTCTGTCCGAGGAGAGACAGACGGACGGTGCCGACAAGCAGGGCAACTCGGCCAAGAAGAAGACGCGCACGGTTTTCTCCCGGAGTCAGGTGTACCAGCTGGAGTCCACCTTCGACATGAAGCGGTACCTGAGCAGCTCGGAGCGGGCCTGCTTAGCCTCCAGCCTGCAGCTGACGGAGACTCAGGTCAAGACGTGGTTTCAGAACAGGAGGAACAAATGGAAACGGCAGCTCTCAGCGGAGCTGGAGGCGGCCAACATGGCCCACGCCTCCGCACAGACACTCGTGGGGATGCCGCTGGTTTTCAGAGATAACTCCTTACTGCGCGTTCCTGTGCCGCGATCTATCGCCTTTCCGACTCCCCTGTATTACCCGGGGAGCAACCTGCCAGCGTTACCTTTATACAACCTGTATAACAAGATTGAGTATTGA
- the hmx3a gene encoding homeobox protein HMX3: protein MPETTQETCASAKDSPFFIKNLLNCDSKPSKPKPVVAATKAALEGGFSLSQVGDLHFPRFDLPAQRFSLPAHYLERTSAWWYPYTLSSSAHLHRTEVTDKPGARDSSPTSGTDRDSPDMVLKSEPDTKEEDEDEEHNNNKSGDEIILEESDTEEVKKDELEEWKKRDDDKKPCRKKKTRTVFSRSQVFQLESTFDMKRYLSSSERAGLAASLHLTETQVKIWFQNRRNKWKRQLAAELEAANLSHAAAQRIVRVPILYHENSASESGGTAANVPVSQPLLTFPHPGVYYSHPIVTSVPLLRPV, encoded by the exons ATGCCAGAGACAACGCAAGAGACGTGCGCCTCGGCCAAAGACTCTCCTTTCTTCATTAAGAACCTGCTGAATTGTGATAGCAAACCGTCTAAACCCAAGCCCGTAGTGGCGGCCACCAAGGCGGCTCTGGAGGGAGGATTTTCCCTCTCCCAGGTCGGGGACTTGCACTTTCCACGCTTTGACCTGCCCGCACAGAGGTTCAGCCTACCGGCTCATTACTTGGAGCGCACCTCGGCGTGGTGGTACCCGTACACCCTCAGCTCATCCGCCCACCTCCACAGAACTGAAG TCACCGACAAACCAGGAGCCAGAGACTCCTCTCCAACCTCAGGCACGGACAGAGACTCGCCGGACATGGTGCTCAAATCCGAGCCAGACACCaaagaggaggacgaggacgaggagcacaacaacaataaaagcgGAGATGAGATAATCCTGGAGGAGAGCGACACGGAAGAAGTCAAGAAAGACGAGCTGGAGGAGTGGAAGAAGAGAGACGACGACAAGAAGCCGTGTCGCAAGAAGAAGACGCGCACGGTTTTCTCCCGCAGCCAGGTGTTCCAGCTGGAGTCCACCTTCGACATGAAGCGGTACCTGAGCAGCTCGGAGCGGGCCGGCCTGGCCGCGTCCCTCCACCTGACGGAGACCCAGGTCaagatctggttccagaacaggaGGAACAAGTGGAAACGGCAGCTGGCCGCCGAGCTGGAAGCCGCCAACCTGAGCCACGCCGCGGCGCAGAGGATAGTCCGGGTGCCCATCCTCTACCACGAGAACTCGGCCTCGGAGAGCGGAGGCACCGCTGCCAACGTGCCCGTGAGCCAGCCGCTGCTCACCTTCCCGCACCCTGGGGTCTACTACTCCCACCCCATCGTCACATCTGTGCCGCTGCTGAGACCGGTTTGA